One Streptomyces sp. SAI-135 DNA segment encodes these proteins:
- a CDS encoding XRE family transcriptional regulator — protein sequence MGEDLVASLEDSTRRLAGLSTEQRQHTPALLEAHLAAVTGLLATGRFAPALGLRLHTLAASLAQTVAWHAFDVRRHSHASRSWIAGLRHAHAAGDRDLGAGLLGDLAYQAAWRRDHTAAAGILHSALARAQSPAARCLIHLRLARALAARGDRSDRGAVLRSLAAAEHHLSDAGVDRPAWCAWVSEADLAVDSGQALLDLGDTRRAHQLISEGERLLPPARDKTKGVFLAYRAASYLDLKEPEPAAAAAAQSLLLARRIGAPRCARLVDDLLPRFKPYARADGVPELLHLAAA from the coding sequence GTGGGTGAAGACCTCGTCGCCTCCTTGGAGGACTCCACCCGGCGCCTGGCGGGCCTGTCTACCGAGCAGCGCCAGCACACCCCCGCGCTCCTGGAGGCGCACCTGGCCGCGGTGACCGGGCTCCTCGCGACCGGCCGCTTTGCACCGGCCCTCGGGCTGCGCCTGCACACCCTGGCGGCTTCCCTCGCCCAGACCGTCGCCTGGCACGCCTTCGATGTGCGCCGCCACAGTCACGCGAGCCGGAGCTGGATTGCGGGTCTGCGCCATGCGCACGCGGCCGGGGACCGCGATTTGGGTGCTGGGCTGTTGGGTGACCTCGCCTATCAGGCTGCTTGGCGCCGTGATCACACCGCGGCGGCCGGCATCCTCCACTCCGCCCTGGCCCGCGCGCAGAGTCCTGCCGCCCGTTGCCTCATCCACTTGCGTCTGGCCCGCGCGCTCGCCGCGCGCGGGGACCGTAGTGACCGCGGTGCCGTGCTGCGATCCCTCGCGGCGGCCGAGCACCACCTCTCGGATGCCGGCGTCGACCGGCCGGCCTGGTGCGCGTGGGTGTCCGAGGCCGACCTCGCCGTCGACTCCGGACAGGCCCTCCTGGACCTGGGGGACACCCGCCGCGCCCACCAGTTGATCAGCGAGGGTGAACGTCTGCTGCCGCCCGCCCGCGACAAGACGAAGGGTGTTTTCCTCGCCTACCGCGCCGCGAGCTACCTCGATCTGAAAGAGCCCGAGCCCGCCGCGGCCGCCGCGGCCCAGTCCCTGCTCCTGGCCCGCCGTATCGGAGCACCGCGCTGCGCCCGCCTCGTCGACGACCTGCTCCCCCGCTTCAAGCCCTACGCCCGCGCGGACGGCGTACCGGAGCTCCTCCACCTCGCCGCCGCCTAG
- a CDS encoding site-specific integrase, with product MRQEVLYGLQQADPWLRIFEPCQARRLVRDLAGTPTLTGDGPDNSICPHSTTAVLRLLNRVRIAVKAGFAQHCGTAPAAHEILDLRALGQRARTPAGIRHPKTVDLRTIHQGWLRKILHTWTTQQRPDADAFARTLRAVELASRALARRPGTHDPSTLRFDDVTAVVDAFRAAPKLDGQPAGWGYRASIASHFFALIDYGRRSGIAPTLSAAFVRDPLTHRIAAEEPNEDEIGKAIPESVIRQLDAHLDLLGQGRARGRRTLATADLQLMYRTLYILLRDTGRRPNEIVSLPRDCLEARGDQISLVWNNHKAGRLRRRLPITTDTAQAIRTWQTRRADLEPVLPPTGADHLFPALTPLATRRHLHTSYFSETLRHWVDSIPHLHVEGIGPDGELLPFDRSLIYAYAFRHSYAQRHADAGTPLDVLCELMDHKSVRTTQRYYTVSLQRKREAVSKLAAHVVDHHGRPSPCSDTAYQLRSVAVPYGGCTEPSNVKAGGNSCPIRFQCAGCGFYRPDPSYLPAIEQHINELRADRESATAMDAADFVITALTAQITAFEQVADRMRRRLAALPATERAEIEEASTVLRKARAVNTLTLLPLTPTPRNNPS from the coding sequence GTGCGCCAAGAGGTCCTCTACGGACTGCAGCAGGCCGACCCGTGGCTGCGCATCTTCGAGCCGTGCCAGGCACGCCGCCTCGTACGGGACCTGGCCGGCACCCCCACGCTGACCGGGGACGGCCCCGACAACTCGATCTGCCCGCACTCGACCACAGCAGTCCTGCGCCTGCTCAACCGCGTGCGCATCGCGGTGAAAGCCGGCTTCGCCCAGCACTGCGGCACCGCACCAGCGGCCCACGAGATCCTGGACCTGAGAGCTCTGGGCCAGCGAGCCCGCACCCCAGCGGGCATCCGCCACCCCAAGACCGTCGACCTGCGCACCATCCACCAAGGGTGGCTGCGCAAGATCCTGCACACCTGGACCACTCAGCAGCGCCCCGACGCCGACGCGTTCGCCCGCACCCTGCGCGCCGTCGAGCTGGCCTCCCGGGCCCTGGCCCGCCGCCCGGGAACGCACGACCCATCCACCCTGCGCTTCGACGACGTCACCGCGGTCGTTGACGCCTTCCGCGCAGCCCCCAAACTCGACGGCCAGCCCGCCGGCTGGGGCTATCGCGCCTCGATCGCCAGCCACTTCTTCGCACTCATCGACTACGGTCGCCGCTCCGGCATCGCCCCCACCCTCTCCGCCGCCTTCGTCCGCGACCCCCTCACCCACCGCATCGCCGCAGAGGAACCCAACGAGGACGAGATAGGCAAGGCCATCCCCGAGTCCGTGATCCGGCAACTGGACGCCCACCTCGACCTCCTCGGTCAAGGTCGCGCCCGCGGCCGACGCACTCTCGCTACAGCAGACCTGCAGCTGATGTACCGCACCCTGTACATCCTGCTCAGGGACACCGGCCGACGCCCCAACGAGATCGTTTCCCTGCCCCGCGACTGCCTCGAGGCCCGCGGCGACCAGATCTCCCTGGTATGGAACAACCACAAAGCTGGCCGCCTGCGCAGACGCCTGCCCATCACCACTGACACCGCACAAGCCATCCGCACCTGGCAGACGCGGCGAGCCGACCTCGAGCCCGTCCTGCCGCCCACCGGTGCCGATCACCTCTTTCCCGCTCTGACGCCCCTGGCCACGCGCCGCCACCTGCACACCAGCTACTTCAGCGAAACGCTGCGCCACTGGGTGGATTCCATCCCCCATCTCCACGTCGAAGGAATAGGCCCAGACGGCGAGCTGCTGCCCTTCGACCGCTCCCTCATCTACGCCTACGCCTTCCGCCACTCCTATGCGCAGCGCCATGCGGACGCCGGCACTCCGCTGGACGTCCTGTGCGAACTGATGGACCACAAGTCCGTGCGCACCACCCAGCGCTACTACACGGTCTCCTTGCAGCGAAAACGTGAAGCCGTCAGCAAACTTGCCGCCCACGTCGTCGATCACCACGGCCGGCCCAGCCCCTGTTCCGACACTGCATACCAACTGCGCTCCGTGGCCGTCCCCTATGGCGGATGCACCGAACCCAGCAATGTCAAGGCCGGAGGTAACTCCTGCCCCATCCGCTTCCAATGCGCCGGCTGCGGCTTCTACCGGCCTGACCCCTCTTACCTCCCGGCCATCGAGCAGCACATCAACGAACTGCGTGCCGACCGCGAGAGCGCGACCGCCATGGACGCCGCCGATTTTGTCATCACCGCGCTGACCGCCCAGATCACCGCCTTCGAACAGGTCGCTGACCGAATGCGCCGCCGCCTGGCCGCCCTGCCTGCAACCGAACGCGCCGAGATCGAGGAAGCCAGCACGGTCCTTCGCAAGGCCCGCGCCGTTAACACGCTCACCCTGCTGCCCCTCACGCCCACCCCACGGAACAACCCGTCATGA
- a CDS encoding helicase associated domain-containing protein, producing MSSRAASVLRFSEDRDPAALTQFVRLRVIDPERAYWRRGIEAATRWLRETGESELRVPFTYVTPEDWGALGGHPLGVFVADQRRYYREGTLDASRVNELEQLGMVWSVHASAWDAGLAVARDYAAVHGHFLPPTTAVWGGDGFPIGVWAKNMRASARRSHENAVRRANGETGLSYAGELSESRVEALNEIDPGWAPQGWDVAWQRSYRLLLAHVQAGGVVPAVPGEVVVQGEDLAAWVAAQRAGWDGLVAAQQWLLESVGVEPLGEGEAAVPTRRTQADRWATHLAAARQFHAREGHLRVPRKHVEELAGEVGEGSTAVRLGGWLDNTRRRADKLAAERRAELDELGMRW from the coding sequence GTGTCCAGCCGGGCGGCGAGCGTGTTGCGGTTCAGCGAGGATCGCGACCCGGCCGCGCTCACCCAGTTCGTGCGGCTGCGGGTCATCGACCCGGAACGGGCCTATTGGCGGCGCGGCATCGAGGCCGCCACGCGGTGGCTGCGGGAAACCGGTGAGAGCGAGCTGCGGGTGCCGTTCACGTACGTCACGCCGGAGGACTGGGGAGCGTTGGGCGGGCATCCGCTGGGGGTCTTTGTCGCGGATCAGCGCCGGTACTACCGCGAGGGCACTCTGGACGCCTCGCGCGTGAACGAGCTGGAACAGCTCGGCATGGTCTGGTCGGTGCACGCCTCCGCGTGGGACGCCGGTCTGGCCGTCGCCCGCGACTACGCAGCCGTTCACGGGCACTTCCTGCCGCCCACGACCGCCGTGTGGGGCGGAGACGGGTTTCCCATTGGCGTATGGGCCAAAAACATGCGAGCGTCGGCCCGCAGGAGCCATGAGAACGCCGTGCGCCGCGCGAACGGGGAGACCGGTCTGTCGTATGCCGGGGAACTCTCCGAGTCGCGTGTGGAGGCACTCAACGAGATCGACCCTGGGTGGGCGCCGCAGGGGTGGGACGTCGCCTGGCAGCGCTCGTACCGGCTGCTGCTCGCGCACGTGCAGGCGGGCGGAGTTGTGCCGGCCGTGCCGGGTGAGGTCGTCGTCCAGGGCGAGGACCTGGCGGCGTGGGTGGCCGCGCAGCGGGCCGGGTGGGATGGGCTGGTCGCGGCGCAGCAGTGGCTGCTGGAGAGCGTCGGTGTCGAGCCGTTGGGCGAGGGCGAGGCGGCGGTGCCGACGCGGAGGACGCAGGCCGATCGGTGGGCTACTCACCTTGCGGCTGCCCGCCAGTTCCACGCCCGTGAGGGTCACCTCCGCGTCCCGAGAAAGCATGTCGAGGAGCTGGCCGGTGAGGTCGGGGAAGGGAGTACGGCCGTCCGGCTTGGGGGATGGCTTGACAACACCCGACGACGGGCAGACAAGCTTGCAGCGGAGCGCCGTGCGGAACTCGATGAGTTGGGCATGCGCTGGTAG
- a CDS encoding ATP-binding protein encodes MTTWQGWHRFATTDPPAPPPPGGPPRPRAERLAYHSSFVTIRTPAISDLAAQTRTLMVLGRHQEATARPSLIVTGPAAAGKTTALLSVGRTCHLAHTRKNPPPPGRSRPPVPVAYVLVPPGATAKTLITEFARYLAIPTTARMTQNQITDAVCHTYTAAGVQLVLIDEIHRLNPRTTNGAQAADLLKDLTEKLPATFIYAGINVTDTPLFSGVRGAQLAGRACLIPCGPLPARHGTREPFRDVITDIENHLDLQQHKPGTLPRLAPYLHHRTAGRIGSLTRLIRQAAITAITDRTERITKTALDAIRLDHLAETHHHPRPNP; translated from the coding sequence GCGCCCCCGTGCAGAACGCCTGGCCTACCACTCCAGCTTCGTGACTATCCGCACCCCCGCCATCAGCGACCTGGCCGCACAGACCCGCACCCTGATGGTCCTGGGCCGCCACCAGGAGGCCACCGCACGTCCCTCACTGATCGTCACCGGGCCCGCCGCCGCCGGGAAAACGACCGCTCTGCTGTCCGTGGGCCGCACCTGCCACCTCGCCCACACCCGCAAAAACCCTCCCCCGCCCGGACGAAGCCGCCCCCCAGTCCCGGTCGCCTACGTCCTGGTCCCGCCCGGCGCCACCGCGAAAACCCTCATCACCGAGTTCGCCCGCTACCTCGCCATCCCCACGACCGCCCGCATGACCCAAAACCAGATCACCGACGCCGTCTGCCACACCTACACCGCTGCGGGTGTCCAACTCGTTCTCATCGACGAAATCCACCGCCTCAACCCCCGCACCACCAACGGCGCCCAGGCAGCCGACCTCCTCAAAGACCTCACCGAAAAACTGCCCGCCACCTTCATCTACGCCGGCATCAACGTCACCGACACCCCCCTGTTCTCCGGCGTCCGCGGCGCCCAGCTCGCCGGCCGCGCCTGCCTCATCCCCTGCGGCCCCCTGCCCGCCCGCCACGGCACCCGCGAACCCTTCCGCGACGTCATCACCGACATCGAAAACCACCTCGACCTGCAGCAGCACAAACCCGGCACCCTGCCCCGCCTCGCCCCCTACCTCCACCACCGCACCGCCGGCCGCATCGGATCCCTCACCCGCCTCATCCGCCAAGCAGCCATCACCGCCATCACCGACCGCACCGAACGCATCACCAAAACCGCCCTCGACGCCATCCGCCTCGACCACCTCGCCGAAACCCACCACCACCCCCGCCCCAACCCCTAA
- a CDS encoding ThiF family adenylyltransferase, producing MAHHAVNPPATGASLTIPARLWQQLHAHLFPGDHAAHGAVLLAGWTDGPRGLRLLARELIPARDHIDYQPGTTGYHALSAAFVRDNILRARDEHLAYIPVHNHGGTTRVQFSPTDLASHERGYPTLTQISDTPICGLVLTPQAAAGDLWHPDGTRTDLAEVVIPANNLLRLRPQPTAPSASDTSHASYDRQVRIFGDLGQRTFQAMRVAVIGLGGVGNLITEYLARLGIGHLILVDDDLVDETNLPRLSGATASDVGHPKTALASRLARQAQPTITITSLTERVEQTHVQAELRQCDWLFLAADGAAARHFTNAAVQQYLIPATQAGVKIPVRDGTVGQIHAVTRLLLPGTGCLWCDGLINPTDLAIDMHAPADRAAAHYVPGTPAASVLPLNALAAAEAVSHFMHAVSCLHDDDLDHAGVLHRPRTRTRDLINSRTHPDCRWCAPQKQFALGDRPTTNVASS from the coding sequence ATGGCTCACCACGCAGTGAACCCACCAGCCACCGGGGCAAGCCTGACCATCCCCGCCCGCCTCTGGCAGCAGCTCCATGCGCACCTGTTCCCCGGTGACCATGCAGCCCACGGAGCCGTCCTTCTCGCCGGATGGACCGACGGCCCCCGAGGCCTGCGCCTCCTGGCCCGTGAACTCATCCCCGCCCGCGACCACATCGACTACCAGCCGGGCACCACGGGCTACCACGCCCTTTCAGCTGCCTTCGTCCGCGACAACATCCTGCGAGCCCGCGACGAACACCTCGCTTACATCCCTGTCCACAACCACGGCGGCACCACCCGCGTGCAGTTCTCTCCTACGGACCTGGCCAGCCACGAACGTGGCTACCCCACTCTCACTCAGATCAGCGACACCCCCATATGCGGACTCGTACTCACCCCGCAAGCCGCAGCCGGTGACCTCTGGCACCCCGACGGCACCCGCACCGACCTCGCCGAAGTCGTCATCCCCGCCAACAACCTCCTGCGCCTGCGCCCGCAGCCGACCGCCCCCAGCGCATCGGACACCAGCCACGCCTCCTACGACCGCCAGGTACGCATCTTCGGCGACCTCGGACAGCGGACCTTCCAGGCCATGAGGGTGGCCGTCATCGGCCTGGGCGGAGTGGGCAACCTGATCACCGAATACCTCGCACGCCTCGGCATCGGCCACCTGATCCTCGTCGACGACGACCTCGTCGACGAGACGAACCTGCCCCGCCTCTCCGGCGCTACGGCATCTGACGTCGGCCATCCCAAGACCGCTCTGGCCAGCCGACTGGCCCGGCAAGCACAGCCCACCATCACCATCACGTCACTCACCGAGCGCGTCGAACAAACCCATGTCCAAGCCGAACTGCGCCAGTGCGACTGGCTCTTCCTCGCAGCCGACGGCGCCGCCGCCCGTCACTTCACCAACGCCGCAGTTCAGCAGTACCTCATCCCCGCCACCCAGGCCGGCGTGAAGATCCCCGTACGAGACGGCACTGTCGGGCAAATCCACGCCGTCACCAGACTCCTTCTGCCCGGGACCGGCTGCTTGTGGTGCGACGGACTGATCAACCCCACCGACCTCGCCATCGACATGCACGCCCCCGCCGACCGAGCCGCCGCACACTACGTCCCCGGGACGCCGGCCGCCAGCGTCCTCCCCCTCAACGCCCTCGCCGCCGCCGAAGCCGTCAGCCACTTCATGCACGCCGTGAGCTGCCTCCACGACGACGACCTCGACCACGCCGGCGTCCTGCACCGCCCCCGCACCCGCACACGCGACCTCATCAACTCCCGTACCCACCCCGACTGCCGATGGTGCGCCCCGCAAAAGCAGTTCGCACTCGGAGACCGACCAACCACCAACGTGGCATCCAGCTGA
- a CDS encoding tyrosine-type recombinase/integrase — protein MESAYTAERAISPTSGAVRWVVVESRTYRLHSEATGYLASLRARGCSPNTERVYAGRLALYLNYCHLRRLQWNAPGFTGLSLLQQWLVETPLPARTGRLVPGRVRHRSRGTANAVMTVVGEFLRFGALHGWVASRTTDLLAQPKLLRFALPGYDAGERGQHRHVQAAAFRFKTAQAGYEDLSPAQIRHMIASVSRARDRFLIALLACTGLRIGEALGLHRADLHLLASSRIVGCGIEGPHVHVRRRTDNPNRALAKSRFPRSVPVIAELVALYTDYQYERDRVPQASAEPMVFVNLFRTARGRPMTYANTKEMFDRLARTVRHACRPHMLRHSAATRWLRDGVDRDVVQRLLGHVSPLSMETYRNVDDAEMRAAVEHVAFLREQS, from the coding sequence GTGGAATCCGCCTATACGGCAGAACGTGCCATCTCGCCCACCTCCGGCGCTGTCCGGTGGGTGGTGGTCGAGTCGCGGACTTACCGACTGCACTCGGAAGCAACTGGCTATCTTGCCTCGCTGCGGGCCAGGGGCTGTTCGCCGAACACCGAGCGCGTCTACGCGGGACGCCTTGCCCTGTACCTGAACTACTGCCACCTGCGGCGTCTGCAGTGGAACGCGCCGGGGTTCACGGGTCTGTCGCTGCTGCAGCAGTGGCTCGTCGAGACGCCGTTGCCGGCCCGCACTGGGCGCTTGGTGCCCGGGCGGGTCCGGCACCGGTCGCGGGGGACGGCGAACGCGGTGATGACGGTGGTGGGGGAGTTTCTGCGCTTCGGGGCCTTGCATGGCTGGGTCGCGTCGCGAACGACCGATCTGCTGGCCCAGCCCAAGCTTTTGCGGTTCGCCCTGCCCGGCTACGACGCGGGGGAGAGGGGACAGCACCGGCACGTCCAGGCGGCCGCGTTCCGCTTCAAGACCGCTCAGGCCGGCTACGAAGACCTCAGCCCTGCCCAGATCCGCCACATGATCGCTTCCGTGTCACGGGCCCGGGACCGGTTCCTGATCGCGTTGCTGGCGTGCACCGGGCTCCGGATCGGCGAGGCCCTCGGCCTGCACCGTGCAGACCTGCACCTGCTCGCCTCCTCACGCATCGTCGGCTGCGGAATCGAGGGCCCGCACGTCCACGTCCGGCGGCGCACCGACAATCCCAACCGGGCTCTGGCCAAGTCCCGTTTCCCGCGCAGCGTGCCTGTCATCGCCGAACTGGTCGCCCTCTACACCGACTACCAGTACGAACGCGACCGGGTGCCGCAGGCATCCGCCGAGCCGATGGTGTTCGTGAACCTGTTCCGCACGGCGCGGGGCCGGCCCATGACCTATGCGAACACCAAGGAGATGTTCGACCGCCTGGCCCGCACGGTCCGTCATGCTTGCCGCCCGCACATGCTGCGGCATTCGGCGGCGACGCGCTGGCTGCGCGACGGCGTCGACCGCGACGTCGTGCAGCGACTGCTCGGCCACGTCTCCCCGCTGTCGATGGAGACCTACCGCAACGTCGACGACGCCGAGATGCGCGCCGCCGTCGAGCACGTCGCCTTCCTGCGGGAGCAGTCGTGA
- a CDS encoding ImmA/IrrE family metallo-endopeptidase codes for MRRGFKAEAKRLALEVRDELEVDAHAPLNPYELAALYGVAVFSLSDIAEGKSELASALAHFTSVRPDVFSAAVIPVGTGRVILENCGHDPQRRVSTLAHEMAHVVLEHSFSTLLRTSGGECRESDREQEAEAAELSGELLIPSDAALRLAYRNTPDERVAEHFGVSLKFAQWRMTATGARIRAMRAAARRTA; via the coding sequence GTGCGCAGGGGGTTCAAGGCCGAGGCGAAACGCCTGGCCCTGGAAGTCAGAGACGAGCTTGAGGTAGACGCCCACGCGCCCCTCAACCCATACGAACTCGCTGCGCTCTACGGAGTGGCTGTCTTCAGTTTGAGCGACATCGCCGAAGGCAAGTCAGAGCTGGCATCGGCCCTCGCTCACTTCACCAGCGTCAGGCCGGACGTCTTCTCGGCTGCGGTCATCCCAGTCGGAACAGGTCGTGTCATTCTCGAGAACTGTGGCCACGACCCCCAGCGGCGCGTCTCGACGCTGGCACACGAAATGGCGCATGTTGTCCTTGAACACTCCTTCAGCACGCTGCTGCGCACCTCCGGCGGGGAGTGCCGCGAAAGCGACCGCGAGCAGGAAGCCGAAGCGGCAGAGCTCTCCGGGGAACTGCTTATCCCCTCCGACGCCGCACTCCGCCTTGCTTACCGCAACACCCCGGACGAACGGGTCGCCGAGCACTTCGGCGTCAGCCTGAAATTCGCCCAATGGCGCATGACCGCAACAGGTGCTCGTATCCGAGCCATGCGTGCCGCGGCCCGCCGCACAGCCTGA
- a CDS encoding multiubiquitin domain-containing protein, translating into MNATPAQDTVTDSDRRPPRTIPVTINNKTVQLPEREMTGLEIKQTAAAQGLPIDTGFQLSVKHGGRYDVVGDTDTVHIHPHLEFLAVAPDDNS; encoded by the coding sequence GTGAACGCGACGCCCGCACAGGACACCGTTACCGACTCGGACCGCCGCCCCCCGCGGACGATCCCGGTGACCATCAACAACAAGACCGTGCAGCTGCCGGAGCGGGAGATGACCGGTCTGGAGATCAAGCAGACTGCCGCCGCCCAAGGCCTGCCGATCGACACCGGCTTCCAACTCTCCGTCAAGCACGGGGGCCGCTACGACGTCGTCGGGGACACCGACACCGTCCACATCCACCCCCACCTCGAGTTCCTTGCCGTGGCCCCGGACGACAACTCGTGA
- a CDS encoding helix-turn-helix domain-containing protein: MARGGIDVQRLYAALDAQRTARGLSWRQLAKEIEVSPSLLSRMANGLRPDVDAFATLVQWLSVPAEQFMTSDDEEGQREEPELVTQIGPLLRARKDLTPEDVSYLEDVIQATIRRVRALPKD; this comes from the coding sequence GTGGCCCGAGGCGGCATCGACGTACAACGGCTCTACGCAGCCCTCGATGCACAGCGGACTGCGCGAGGCCTTTCCTGGCGGCAGCTGGCCAAGGAGATCGAGGTCAGCCCCTCCCTGTTGTCCCGCATGGCTAACGGTCTGCGACCGGACGTGGATGCATTCGCCACTCTCGTCCAGTGGCTGAGCGTCCCCGCTGAGCAGTTCATGACCTCCGACGACGAGGAGGGGCAGCGGGAAGAACCCGAACTCGTCACGCAGATCGGTCCCCTGCTGCGGGCCCGAAAAGACCTGACCCCTGAGGACGTCAGCTACCTCGAAGACGTCATTCAGGCCACGATCCGGCGCGTCAGGGCGCTGCCCAAGGACTAA
- a CDS encoding DUF6262 family protein — protein sequence MNRRGNPHTLAQARRRDSLDKRQRTLTALATMEQQGQKITFTAVARAAGVSTWLTYTAGIREHIESAQSRQQQPSFSPTNTPQASLGALRTELDLARQEIHSLRQDRQRLHSIVQQQLGRQLDAVGTQNLGHRIDELTQENQQLADRLQHAIEDNHSLHARVVELEADLAAARTSLRRMIRAENASQ from the coding sequence ATGAACCGCCGAGGCAACCCCCACACCCTCGCCCAGGCACGACGCCGCGACAGCCTCGACAAGCGTCAGCGCACCCTCACCGCACTCGCAACCATGGAACAGCAGGGTCAGAAGATCACCTTCACAGCCGTCGCCCGCGCAGCCGGCGTCTCGACATGGCTGACCTACACCGCAGGCATCCGCGAACACATCGAAAGCGCCCAAAGCCGCCAACAGCAACCCAGCTTTTCACCGACGAACACCCCGCAAGCCAGCCTTGGCGCTCTACGCACAGAACTCGACCTGGCCCGCCAGGAAATCCACTCCCTGCGCCAGGACAGACAGCGCCTGCACAGCATCGTCCAGCAGCAACTCGGCCGACAGCTCGATGCCGTGGGCACACAGAACCTCGGCCACCGCATCGACGAGCTCACCCAGGAAAACCAGCAGCTCGCAGACAGGCTCCAGCACGCAATCGAGGACAACCACAGCCTGCACGCCCGCGTTGTAGAGCTGGAAGCTGACCTGGCCGCAGCTCGGACCAGTTTGCGAAGAATGATCCGAGCGGAGAATGCCTCGCAGTGA
- a CDS encoding helicase associated domain-containing protein, with product MSEDEAGQDDVGEEGGAEIQEQDIVPAVGASAACVLRFTEERDPAALTQFVRLRVIDTEGAYWRRGIEAATRWLRETGESELRVPFTYITPEDWGTGIGGHPLGVWVADQRRYYREGTLDAKRVTELEQLGMVWSVHASAWDAGLAVARDYAQVHGHCLPGATVVWDGFALGVFMKNARAAAKRSRMNAVRRANGETGISSVGELSESRMEALAEIDPGWAPEGWDVAWQRCYRLTRAHVQAGGMLPGGSGEVIVQGEDLGAWITGQRAGWDRLVPAQQYLLETLGLEPVGEDEAVVPTRRSQDERWAANLTAVQQFRDREGHVRVPRKAVEVVDGVPHKIGAFLDNARRRVGKLSAERRVELAALGLEWAAQEGGAS from the coding sequence TTGAGCGAGGACGAGGCGGGCCAAGACGACGTTGGCGAAGAGGGGGGTGCGGAGATCCAGGAGCAGGACATCGTTCCCGCGGTGGGGGCCTCGGCGGCGTGCGTGCTGCGCTTCACCGAGGAACGCGACCCGGCCGCGCTCACGCAGTTCGTGCGGCTGCGGGTTATCGACACCGAAGGGGCGTACTGGCGGCGCGGTATCGAGGCTGCAACGAGGTGGCTGCGCGAGACCGGTGAGAGCGAGCTGCGGGTGCCGTTCACGTACATCACGCCTGAAGACTGGGGGACGGGCATCGGCGGGCACCCGCTGGGGGTATGGGTCGCAGATCAACGCCGGTACTACCGCGAGGGCACCCTGGACGCCAAGCGGGTCACCGAGCTGGAACAGCTCGGCATGGTCTGGTCCGTGCACGCCTCCGCCTGGGACGCCGGCCTCGCCGTCGCCCGCGACTACGCGCAGGTTCACGGCCACTGCCTGCCCGGCGCCACCGTGGTCTGGGACGGGTTTGCCCTGGGGGTGTTCATGAAAAATGCCCGTGCCGCAGCCAAGCGGTCGCGTATGAACGCCGTGCGCCGTGCGAACGGGGAAACGGGCATCTCCAGCGTCGGGGAGCTCTCAGAAAGCCGTATGGAGGCCCTCGCGGAGATCGATCCCGGGTGGGCGCCGGAGGGATGGGATGTTGCCTGGCAGCGCTGCTACCGGCTCACCCGCGCCCACGTGCAGGCCGGCGGCATGCTGCCCGGTGGGTCTGGCGAGGTGATCGTGCAGGGTGAAGACCTCGGAGCCTGGATCACCGGGCAGCGGGCCGGGTGGGACCGGCTGGTGCCGGCGCAGCAGTACCTGCTGGAGACACTCGGTCTTGAGCCCGTGGGCGAGGACGAAGCGGTGGTGCCGACTCGGCGCAGCCAGGACGAGCGGTGGGCAGCCAATCTGACGGCCGTCCAGCAGTTCCGGGACCGCGAGGGCCATGTACGGGTGCCGAGAAAGGCTGTCGAAGTAGTCGACGGGGTGCCGCACAAGATCGGGGCGTTCCTGGACAACGCCCGCAGGAGGGTCGGGAAGCTGTCCGCGGAGCGGCGCGTGGAACTGGCCGCTCTCGGGCTCGAGTGGGCAGCGCAGGAGGGCGGGGCGTCATGA